ataggagactacaaattttagcGTAATTACTGATTTCAGCGATAATGCGGATAAAGCTCAAATTTTAGCTTCATTACCAATATCCTTGGATAAACTTAGAAACATTCTCACTAACACCACTAATTATCATCAACACCTAAATGACATCAACGACTAAATGCACTTTCAGTTTGCAAATTACTTTCTAAAATACATACTCTGAAAATTGAAATGCATCTTCTGAAAATGAAAAATATGGTAATTACTTCCCATTTTTACGGTTGATTGATCCACTAAAGCACAAAAAGATGACCTGACAAAAATATGATGCAAACATAAACTATCGTCCCATCACCATTTTAAAACACAGAGATCCTGCAACTTAATTAACTTTCTCCTCGGTGCCTAGGATTGCAGGATGGTGCGCACGGGGAGCAAACTCTCCACGAAGACGTCGGCGGTGGCGCCTCTCATCCGCTGCCCGCTCTTGTGCTGGAATACCAAGAAAGCACCTTCGTCACTACCGCCGGCAACGTCGTAGGAGCATAGCGACCCGTCGGCGCACTTCATGATCAGCCTCCTGCCGCCGCTTACGAACAGCGGCCTCGGGATGTGCCTCGCGCTGCCGTCCAGCTCAAACCTGTACCTGTGGATCCACTCGTGCTGGTCCTGGCCGCCGTCGGGGAGCACCCACAGGTCCATGTTCACCCCGCCGTCGCCGCACCACTGCCCAGCGGGCACCAGTGACGCGCAGAGCCGCCCCTCGAGCTCGGAGAGCGACGCCACCGCGTCGTCGACCGCGGGGAGGTCGATGTGGCGCAGCTGGTAAGTCGAAAGGTCGAAGCCGACGACAAAGGGTGCCCCCAAGAAGTTAGCAACGTAGTACACCACGCCGGCGATGTGCACGCCGCCATCGCTCGGGCAGAAGTTCACATCCCACACTCCCACCTCCCGCCACATGCGGCTGAGGCCCTGGCCGCCGCGGCCACCGAGGGCGCAGACCTCGCACGTGACGTGCGGGGCGCTGGAGTAGGGCACGCGGATGTCGAAGCGTATCACCTTGTACTCGCCGGTCGACGGGCAGCGTCCGAGGCAGTACCAGGGGAGCTGGTCGGCTCCCGTCCTCGTGCCGCGGTCGCGGACGACGTCGCTGTCACCGCCAAGACGGAAGCAGTCGCCGGTAGCCGGGTTGACTAGCTCGGCCCCGCCGAGTCCGTTCCGAAGGCAGGCGAGGGAGCCGCAGCAGTTCTGCACGCCGTAGCCCTCCGTGGGCTCTGCCCTCCATCGGCGCAGCGCCAGCCTCGCTGTCCTGTTCTCGTCGACGATCCTGCCCGGGAAGCGGGCGGCGCCGTCGAAGAGGAGGATGGAAGGGTCCCTCGAGCGCACGGCTGCGGCATGGTCACGCACGAAGGAGGGGCTGGAGATCATTGAGCGCCATCTCTTGCAGACGACCTTGCACCTCGTGGCCGAGGACGGCGGCAGGAGGGTAAGGATCTTGTACAAGGTCAAGTCCGGGAGGCGCTCCGCGGCGTCGTCGTCGGACTCATCGCCGTCGACTGGTGGCATGGGTTCGTCTTCGTCCATGGCGGTCGGCTCGATATGGCGGGCTGGTTTAGGGTTAGGGTTCCTGTGTGATCGGGCTGCCGATGTAGATTCCGAACTCAACCCCCGAGGGATCCATTGTTAATCGCTTATTATGTTTTTAACACAAGCGCACGcgttttttctttttcagaaattaTCAGCGAACGTGTGGTTTTTTTTTTTCCGATGGAAACCAGCGCACAAGGAAAGGTATACAGGCCCGTAACGCGACACCTTTCGTGGCCCATTTGGCCCGTCGCAAGTAGCTTCCCCTGCGCTGCACGCCTCTGTTCCCTTCCTCACGACGCAACTGAAGCCGTCGTCTTTGTACTGTTCTTCTTCTTCCCCAGATCTTCCTCTACTACCGCTACCTCgtttctccccctctcctgcacgGCAGCGTCGTTGCCCACCAAACTCCTCACTCCACCCGTGGAATCTCGCCTACTTTCCCGGCTCAGATCCGAGCTCGTACGGTACGGAGAGCCTCGCCTTTCACCCCCTGGTCTGTCTTTCGAAGTTCAGATTCAGATATTTTAGCTGTCGTCCTAGTTTCGCTCGTGCTGCGAGTGCCTTGCTGGAGCTACTTTAGTTGTAGTACTGGTAGTTTATTCGCGGAGAATCTCCAAATTGTTTGAGTTTTTTTGTCGATTGGTATGGTGGTCTCAGTTTCTTGGCGTCGTAGCAACTCAAATTGTCTCGTAATTTGCCACGGATGCATGTGAACTGTTGTTTCCATTGTCGGGAATGGAATATGCATGCCCTGTTCATGGGTTTCTTTGTAGTTCGACTTCCCGTAATTTTGGTCATGGCTTATGAACAACTTTCAGTATACACTGGTTTTGTGCTCTGTTATGGTCGATTCCATGTGTGTGTATGCGTGTTTGGCACTAATTAGTCATGTTTGCAGACAGCCTTCGAATATCTTATTTATGTAACACCATGCTGTCTGTTGCTCATCCTGTTACAGCGAAATGGTGATCCTTTGTGCTGGCCACCCTGCTCCTTCGGTTCATTCTGAATTTCTATCTCGATGGCTATCACTCAACAGCCCCAAAATGCCTTACGCTCTCAACTCAACCGGAAGGAAACTCAGAAAGCATAACAGACATCGGGGGATGACCACTTTTGCAAACAGTTCTTCATTACAAGGTACTGTCTTTCTCATAGGAACTAAGCAAACCATCTTATTCAGTACCTAAATTAGATTTCGTCTGGTTTTGGATGCTGGAAATTTACAGTAGTTCCTTTGGAAGCAATATAATCTTTGGAAATTTCAGTGAATCATGTGGtcgtaatgggagtaacgttgttTTTGTTTCTGTATCTACTCAAATCTTGGATACTTGCACACAGCTGAATATGCTGCCCTCTGACCAATTTTTTCTTAGTATATGCCATCTGTGATGATTTGAATTGTGAATTCGTCACTGGACCTAAACTTCTTCTTGTTAATATTCAGATCATAAAATTACTGAATTGCTGCCTTCATTTTATTGTCCAGATTCACTGGCCTCTGTAAAGCCATCTCGTCTTCTGCCGACAGTTGAACCAAAAACATTTCCCAATAGTGTCCCTGATGAGATACTATCGAAACTCAGATTGGAAGAATCTGATGCCTTTTACATACTAGAGCTGTGCACAAGTGGAGAACTTAGTTCCTCTTTGCAAGATAAGAACTCCGCAATCTTAGTCTGCTTAATCGATGTTGAGGGTGACTCCTTGTTACAAAGAGTACCAGCAATCTATGGGGACCAACCTGCATATGGCACCAAGACATCACAATTCCTCCCCTTTCAAAGTGGTTCAGTTGATATAATCACCTTTAAAGGTCCCAAATTGCAGACAATCAAAGAAATCTGGATCGGCCTTGAATCAGGTACGCTATCCACCTAGTTGTCTGTTCTGCGCACATATGTGCCCGGTGCTTACTAATACTAGTGTACCCTTCATTCTCACAATATTACCGTTGAAGATCAGGTTCATGGAGATTAGATGGTTTAAATATGAAAGTGATCCATGGAGCACGGAATACACCTGAAGATCTTGAGGGAACACTTGAGCTCAAGTTCAGCGGTTTACAGTACACGTTCGACAAGCTCGGTGCGGTGCTTGGTGAGGATGGAGCTTCAGTAGTGGAAGCAAGGCCAATTGCTGTGACTGACCTGTCAGGGATTAGCATTTCTGATCTTCAAGAGGGGCAGCTATCCTCAGCAAGGACAGCCTCAAGCATCAAGGAACTGAAGGAAGATGGACTGAGGGAGTATGCTGATCTCAAGCAATCCTTGCTGCTTTACGACATATCTATTGTTATAACAGGTTTCTCTGCCTTCACTCTGGCTTCGAATGATGGAGCCGCCTACTCGTTCCTCGTTGGCGGGATTGGAGGGTTCCTGTATCTATTGCTGCTCCAAAGATCTGTGGACGGGTTGCCGGCAATTAGTTCTCCTTCAGAAGCGAGCAGTTCAGAGCCCACTATGAACTTCAGCGGCGTAAGAAGGCCATGGTTGATATTGTCGATTGTAATGGTTGCTGGGGCTGTTGCACTGAAGTACGGTGCTGGTGGTGACAGCTTCGAGCTGACTCCGACTGAGCTATTTGTTGGCGCCGCAGGGTTCCTGGCGAACAAGGTTGCTGTTCTTCTGGCAGCATTCAAACCCTTGCAAAGTAATTTGGAGAGCGACGATGGATCTGTGGACTGAGCTTCTTGACGACATTGCTCTGAATATACTAGCATAATGTTAAAAAAGGGGGTAAAATTTAACAGATGTAGCATTTCATAGTAGCTCGACAGCATTCAAGATCTTAAGCTAAGTATGGAAAGTGCAGGGGATCAGCTCAGAGGTAGAATTGAAGAGCGTGTGCTTGTAACTTGAGCCTACTAGTAACTTCACTCCATCAGCATGCACAACCACAGAAATTCATCCCTTAGCATCCTTTTGAGTCAGTCAAGAACAGATAGTCTGGTTGATAAAATCATAAAATACATTTCTGGCCGTGACACCTGGAGATGCCAGATACCTCAAATGGTTCAAATGTTCATTCCGGTGAGATGGTTTGGTTACTAACTCCAAACTTATTATAGTTCTAGCATTACCATATGGTATACGCTGTAAATAAACTAATCGACTGTCCCGGGCAATTAAGCTGCTAGATATTACAATACACATGTATGTATATAAAGTGGAGTTATATTTGTTATATGTTGAATGTTCTTATGATTGGAAATATAGATGTATTTTCAGAGTGTAAAATTAATGTTTGTGAATTATACTTGATACTGAAATAGGATATTAGTGATATATTTCATGAATATCAGTTTCAGACACTAAATTGAGAAGATTCACAAATATCATATTTCAAAAGTATGATTTCACTCAATTAAAATAATAATATAATTTCACTAATTTCAAAAAACTGATTTTAAATAGATAGACAGTTCCACATTTttgaaataacaagtttcacatattTCACGTTGAAATCTGCTTCATATGTACGAAAACTgatcggaaatgttaacgcccacacgtgtgggcgttagccatcTCAACCACACGCCTCCATCGCCGTCCAGCAgtatctgcacgaatcttggcacgttTTGACCGATTttatgtgccacgtaggacaaggtgcgtgtgtggtgtgtgacatagttcgcccacacgccgattgcccccccccccccccccccccccccgcggtcagcggttgccactcgagggcgtgcggtggaactgctctACGCCCGCACGCCTCGCGCCGACCGTggttgacgtcaaacacgtcgcgCACTTCGCCCCCCTTCCCCTCACGGTTCCATTCACTCCTCCCCTCAGTTACTCGCACAACCCACCCCGCAGTTCAGTCGATTggaggaggaggcgacggcggaggcggaagagtcAATGGCATTCGCGGCCGTCGGTGGGACTCGCCGGACCGGAGCGTCTTCGCCGGAGCGCCTACAGATTGAAGGTAATGCTCCCTCCCACGCTCCAAATCATTGCCTGCATTTCTCCCATCCCCTCCGTGGTCGATGCTTCGCTCGAGATTCATCGAGATTCAGGCGGGTTCGCGATGCGCCGGCGTTCCCGCCGGCGGCGAGTCTTGTGCTTGCCGTTTTCGGTGGCATTGAGCAGTTTCGTCGCCGCCGCGGTGGCGGTCACGCCGGTGTGGTTCGGCCTGTCCAGAGCCACATCCTGGTTGTGTCGTGGGATTGGGCCGTCGTTTTTCTATCCGATAGTTGCGCATTGCTTCGAAATGCTATTTGCGATCAGTGCAGGGAGAATTTTGGTGATGAATTTCAAGTTATGATAGTtgccattgaaccctagatctaggtagttGTTTTTCAAAGTGCAGTATGAATACAAACATGGTAGTTTGAGTAACTGTCTGCACCATACGGCAACCAATTTCTTGATTgattgtgatagttgccacaaatatgtatttccatgtggcaactaatttcgTGCACATGCTACGGCTGCTGCCACGCTGTAGGCATGGTAAAGTGTAGTAAATAGATAGTCATTGCAGTTTCAGCAACTAtgtgcactggatggcaactaattttCACA
This region of Triticum aestivum cultivar Chinese Spring chromosome 2D, IWGSC CS RefSeq v2.1, whole genome shotgun sequence genomic DNA includes:
- the LOC123051996 gene encoding uncharacterized protein, whose amino-acid sequence is MVILCAGHPAPSVHSEFLSRWLSLNSPKMPYALNSTGRKLRKHNRHRGMTTFANSSSLQDSLASVKPSRLLPTVEPKTFPNSVPDEILSKLRLEESDAFYILELCTSGELSSSLQDKNSAILVCLIDVEGDSLLQRVPAIYGDQPAYGTKTSQFLPFQSGSVDIITFKGPKLQTIKEIWIGLESGSWRLDGLNMKVIHGARNTPEDLEGTLELKFSGLQYTFDKLGAVLGEDGASVVEARPIAVTDLSGISISDLQEGQLSSARTASSIKELKEDGLREYADLKQSLLLYDISIVITGFSAFTLASNDGAAYSFLVGGIGGFLYLLLLQRSVDGLPAISSPSEASSSEPTMNFSGVRRPWLILSIVMVAGAVALKYGAGGDSFELTPTELFVGAAGFLANKVAVLLAAFKPLQSNLESDDGSVD